One stretch of Lysobacter sp. TY2-98 DNA includes these proteins:
- a CDS encoding dipeptidase → MRRTALPVLLLLPTLAFAAQPRPTPAEFANDAVIVDTHIDAPSELLKSWRDLCNETPDREFDAEKAHRGGLDVAFMSIYTSPEEDTAGTARQKAHMEIDAVEAMTARCSSEFAKITEPGDYLRLQEQGHRVLLALGMENGAPIGDDLSQLQVFHDRGVRYITLAHSHSNRIADGSYSLDRPWHGLSPFGEKVVAEMNRLGIMVDVSHLSDESVEDVLRVTKTPVIASHSGLRHFTPDFERNLSDALAKKIAKAGGVVQITFGSGFIDARAAADTTAYFRELAKFQHAQNEAKARGEAVQSFEDWDAAWDKSHPKYATKLSQVVDQIDYAIKLIGEDHVGIGSDFDGVSGALPEGLRSIADYPNLIQALRDRGYSDATIRKVLGGNLMRVWKDVDMAGAKLRGEMR, encoded by the coding sequence ATGCGACGCACCGCCCTGCCGGTCCTCCTGCTGCTGCCGACGCTCGCGTTCGCCGCCCAACCGCGTCCCACTCCGGCGGAATTCGCGAACGATGCCGTCATCGTCGACACGCACATCGATGCGCCCAGCGAACTGCTGAAGTCGTGGCGCGATCTATGCAACGAAACACCGGATCGCGAATTCGATGCGGAGAAGGCCCATCGCGGCGGACTCGATGTCGCCTTCATGTCAATCTACACCTCGCCCGAGGAAGACACTGCCGGCACCGCCCGGCAGAAGGCGCACATGGAGATCGACGCGGTCGAAGCGATGACGGCGCGCTGCAGTTCGGAGTTCGCGAAGATCACCGAACCCGGCGACTACCTGCGCCTGCAGGAGCAGGGCCATCGCGTGCTGCTCGCACTCGGCATGGAGAACGGCGCACCGATCGGCGACGACCTGTCGCAGTTGCAGGTTTTTCATGACCGCGGCGTCCGCTACATCACCCTCGCACACAGTCACAGCAATCGCATCGCCGACGGTTCGTATTCGCTCGATCGACCGTGGCATGGGCTCAGCCCGTTCGGCGAAAAGGTCGTCGCGGAGATGAACCGACTCGGCATCATGGTCGACGTCTCGCATCTGTCCGACGAATCCGTCGAAGACGTGCTGCGCGTGACGAAGACGCCGGTGATCGCCAGCCATTCGGGGCTACGGCACTTCACCCCGGACTTCGAACGCAACCTCAGCGACGCGCTCGCGAAGAAGATCGCCAAGGCCGGCGGCGTCGTGCAGATCACCTTCGGCAGCGGCTTCATCGACGCACGCGCCGCCGCCGATACCACGGCTTACTTTCGTGAACTCGCGAAGTTCCAGCACGCGCAGAACGAGGCAAAGGCGCGCGGCGAAGCGGTGCAATCGTTCGAGGACTGGGACGCCGCTTGGGACAAGTCGCATCCGAAGTACGCGACGAAGCTGTCGCAGGTGGTCGATCAGATCGACTACGCGATCAAGCTGATCGGCGAGGATCACGTCGGAATCGGCTCGGACTTCGACGGCGTGTCGGGCGCACTGCCCGAAGGCCTCCGGAGCATCGCCGACTACCCCAACCTGATCCAGGCGCTGCGCGATCGCGGTTATTCCGACGCGACCATTCGCAAGGTGCTCGGCGGCAATCTGATGCGCGTGTGGAAGGACGTGGATATGGCCGGCGCAAAGCTGCGAGGGGAGATGCGCTGA
- a CDS encoding PHB depolymerase family esterase translates to MRHWRWFVVALLFVVAIDVLAQVREGRFAQILRARAAQRHANAEMVTGGDPRAPITAPGDYRYEIQHDGITRLYRVHVPHGYRAGQPMPMLVALHGGGGDMDWQADDSKYGLITASEAHGFIAVFPNGFSRMPGGHLATWNAGRCCAAARDRNVDDVGFIRSVVDNVEHQLDVDHSRVYATGMSNGGMMAYRLACDAADVFRAIAPVAGTDNTARCAPSRPVAIAHFHARDDDHVLFNGGAGAEAFRDRSMVTDFTSVPATIDRWTRYDGCSAPPRRVLSVPGAYCELRAPCNGGAQVQLCVTETGAHSWPGGHKDRGEPASQAISANDVMWRFFESLPPRS, encoded by the coding sequence ATGCGTCACTGGCGTTGGTTCGTAGTCGCGTTGCTGTTCGTCGTCGCCATCGATGTGCTCGCGCAGGTGCGCGAGGGCCGCTTCGCGCAGATCCTGCGTGCACGCGCGGCGCAGCGTCATGCGAATGCGGAAATGGTGACGGGCGGTGATCCGCGCGCGCCGATCACCGCACCCGGCGACTATCGATACGAGATCCAGCACGACGGCATCACGCGGTTGTATCGCGTGCATGTGCCGCACGGCTATCGCGCCGGCCAGCCGATGCCGATGCTCGTCGCACTGCATGGCGGCGGTGGCGATATGGATTGGCAGGCCGACGATTCCAAGTACGGACTCATCACCGCGTCTGAAGCGCATGGGTTTATCGCGGTCTTTCCCAACGGCTTCAGCCGCATGCCGGGCGGTCACCTCGCGACATGGAATGCGGGCCGCTGCTGCGCCGCCGCGCGCGATCGCAACGTCGACGATGTGGGCTTCATCCGCAGCGTCGTCGACAACGTCGAACACCAGCTCGACGTCGACCACTCGCGCGTCTACGCGACCGGCATGTCGAACGGCGGAATGATGGCGTACCGCCTCGCCTGCGACGCCGCGGATGTGTTCCGCGCGATCGCACCGGTGGCGGGCACCGACAACACCGCGCGCTGCGCGCCATCGCGTCCGGTCGCGATCGCGCATTTCCACGCGCGCGACGACGACCACGTGCTGTTCAACGGCGGTGCGGGCGCCGAGGCGTTCCGCGATCGGTCGATGGTCACCGACTTCACGTCGGTGCCGGCGACGATCGATCGCTGGACGCGTTACGACGGGTGCAGTGCACCGCCACGTCGCGTGCTCAGCGTGCCGGGCGCGTACTGCGAGCTGCGCGCGCCCTGCAACGGTGGTGCCCAGGTGCAGCTTTGCGTCACAGAAACCGGCGCGCACTCCTGGCCGGGCGGCCACAAGGATCGCGGCGAGCCGGCTTCGCAGGCGATTTCCGCGAACGACGTGATGTGGCGATTCTTCGAATCGCTGCCACCGCGGTCGTGA
- the hutI gene encoding imidazolonepropionase, with product MTTAPFDHLILGASLATLDGADYGAIRDGAIAWRDGLIAYVGPRAELPGEPSSIARVVERVEGWITPGLVDCHTHAVFAGDRAVEFEMRLQGATYEQVARAGGGILSTVRAVREASEEVLYAQSKPRIDALRADGVTTLEIKSGYGLDFENERKMLRVARRFGDESLTVRTTYLAAHALPPEYAGRADDYIDAAIDWLPKLHAEGLVDAVDAFCEGIGFSPAQTRRLFERARALGLPVKLHADQLSDLEGGAIVAEFGGLSADHVEHTNDAAVRAMAQAGTVAVLLPGAFHVLRETKLPPIDAFRAHGVPMAIATDCNPGTSPLLSLRQAMQLACTHFRLTPEDALRGATVHAARALGLADRGVLRVGLRADLALWRVNHPAELCYWLGGDMLDTRWVAGRPH from the coding sequence ATGACGACCGCACCGTTCGATCATCTGATACTGGGCGCATCGCTCGCGACGCTCGATGGCGCCGACTACGGCGCGATTCGCGACGGCGCGATCGCGTGGCGCGACGGTCTGATCGCCTACGTCGGTCCGCGCGCCGAGTTGCCGGGTGAACCGTCGTCGATCGCGCGCGTCGTCGAACGCGTGGAAGGCTGGATCACGCCCGGCCTGGTCGATTGCCACACGCACGCGGTATTCGCCGGCGATCGCGCCGTCGAGTTCGAGATGCGACTGCAAGGCGCGACGTACGAGCAGGTCGCGCGCGCCGGCGGCGGCATCCTGTCGACCGTACGCGCTGTGCGCGAAGCGTCCGAAGAGGTGCTGTATGCGCAGTCGAAACCGCGCATCGACGCGCTCCGCGCCGACGGCGTAACCACGCTCGAAATCAAATCCGGATACGGCCTCGACTTCGAGAACGAACGCAAGATGCTGCGCGTGGCGCGTCGCTTCGGCGACGAAAGCCTCACGGTTCGAACGACCTATCTCGCAGCGCACGCATTGCCGCCGGAGTACGCGGGGCGCGCGGACGATTACATCGACGCCGCCATCGACTGGCTGCCGAAGCTGCACGCGGAAGGCCTCGTCGATGCGGTGGATGCGTTCTGCGAAGGCATCGGCTTCTCGCCCGCACAGACACGTCGGCTCTTCGAGCGCGCGCGCGCGCTCGGGCTACCGGTGAAGCTGCATGCCGACCAGCTCAGCGACCTCGAGGGCGGTGCGATTGTCGCGGAGTTCGGCGGGCTGTCGGCCGACCACGTCGAACACACCAACGACGCCGCGGTGCGCGCGATGGCGCAGGCCGGCACCGTCGCCGTGCTGCTGCCCGGCGCGTTCCACGTGCTGCGCGAGACGAAGCTGCCGCCAATCGATGCATTCCGCGCGCATGGCGTACCGATGGCGATCGCGACCGACTGCAATCCCGGCACCTCGCCGCTGCTGTCATTGCGTCAGGCGATGCAACTCGCCTGCACACATTTCCGCCTCACGCCGGAAGATGCGCTGCGCGGCGCGACCGTGCACGCAGCGCGCGCGCTCGGCCTGGCCGATCGCGGCGTGCTGCGGGTCGGCCTTCGCGCGGATCTCGCGCTCTGGCGCGTGAACCACCCCGCCGAGCTCTGCTACTGGCTGGGCGGCGACATGCTCGACACGCGCTGGGTCGCCGGCCGGCCCCACTGA
- a CDS encoding SEL1-like repeat protein: MMRTRLLALALGLAVAPAVALADDAPSPAVEALVKAKVEAAQAAAGEGHYDQAFELLGEATQAAHSGAMAHKLGHLYEGTPSIANHDAMALKWFQYAADLKDPESMYHVGMHYLAGSGGLPQDDRKALALLEASADGGYHPARSEVSAWYDKEDEKSRCLLSTVRGYRMASVVFGSLRFYDFTDSGDDGAGGDTYEVVGGKGDYGTKGGRAALEVDGFSHVGYTESNGSRFYHDYYDARRPSSAALARAAEIRAKCGVAER, translated from the coding sequence ATGATGCGCACCCGCCTGCTCGCCCTTGCTCTCGGCCTCGCCGTTGCGCCCGCCGTCGCGCTTGCGGATGACGCGCCCAGCCCCGCCGTCGAGGCGCTCGTCAAGGCGAAGGTCGAAGCGGCGCAGGCCGCGGCGGGGGAGGGCCACTACGACCAGGCGTTCGAGCTCCTCGGCGAGGCCACGCAGGCCGCCCACAGTGGCGCCATGGCCCACAAGCTCGGTCATCTCTACGAAGGCACGCCGTCGATCGCGAACCACGACGCGATGGCGCTGAAGTGGTTCCAGTACGCGGCGGATCTGAAGGATCCGGAGTCGATGTATCACGTCGGGATGCACTACCTCGCAGGTAGCGGCGGACTGCCGCAGGACGACAGGAAGGCGCTCGCGCTCCTCGAGGCGTCGGCCGACGGCGGTTACCACCCGGCGCGAAGCGAGGTGAGCGCGTGGTACGACAAGGAGGACGAGAAATCGAGGTGCCTGCTGTCCACCGTGCGCGGCTACCGCATGGCGTCGGTCGTCTTCGGCAGCCTTCGCTTCTACGACTTCACCGACAGCGGGGACGACGGCGCCGGCGGTGACACCTACGAGGTCGTGGGCGGGAAAGGCGACTACGGCACCAAGGGCGGACGTGCGGCCCTCGAGGTCGACGGTTTCTCGCACGTCGGCTACACGGAGTCGAACGGCTCGCGCTTCTATCACGACTACTACGACGCGCGGCGTCCGAGTAGCGCGGCACTCGCGCGCGCCGCCGAGATCCGCGCCAAGTGTGGCGTCGCCGAGCGCTGA
- a CDS encoding chloride channel protein gives MGRFHHDEAGLSVLLSGEGWSRRLALWGGGIAVALAAILFTKAADAAFAVFTRILAFSPWLAFVVTPAVLAGCAWATSRGLQATRGSGIPQVIAALDLPDEKRSQHVSLRIAAAKLLLTVAGLAGGASIGREGPTVHVGAGLMYAIGRALGFRDPDQGARFLLAGGAAGIAAAFNTPLAGVVFAIEELSGTFEHRFSGTLLTAVLVGGVVSLGLLGSYTYFGHVSTALPLGLGWLAVLVCGGICGLAGGLFSRLLLAAVDGRPRWLGHLRTRHPILLAALCGLALAGLGVAFGQGMFGTGYAQARALLQGGAVDHAFGPAKLAANLVSYIAGIPGGLFSPALAVGAGLGHDLTPLLPGVSPTAVVLLGMCAYLTGVTQAPLTSAVICMELTDNRLMLLPILGTVLIARAASSLVCHVPVYKALALRLTHPAPAAT, from the coding sequence ATGGGCCGATTCCATCACGACGAAGCCGGGCTTTCGGTGCTTCTCTCGGGCGAAGGCTGGTCGCGCCGCCTCGCGCTCTGGGGTGGCGGCATCGCCGTCGCACTTGCGGCGATCCTGTTCACCAAGGCGGCGGACGCGGCATTCGCCGTGTTCACTCGCATCCTCGCGTTCTCGCCGTGGCTCGCATTCGTCGTGACGCCCGCGGTGCTCGCGGGCTGCGCATGGGCGACGTCGCGTGGCCTGCAGGCCACACGCGGCAGCGGGATTCCGCAGGTCATCGCGGCACTGGACCTGCCGGACGAAAAACGCTCGCAGCACGTATCGTTGCGCATCGCCGCGGCGAAGTTGCTGTTGACTGTCGCCGGACTCGCCGGCGGTGCATCGATCGGTCGCGAAGGCCCGACGGTCCACGTGGGCGCAGGGCTGATGTACGCGATCGGTCGCGCGCTCGGCTTCCGTGATCCCGACCAGGGCGCGCGTTTCCTGCTCGCGGGCGGCGCCGCGGGGATTGCGGCGGCGTTCAATACCCCGCTTGCCGGCGTGGTGTTCGCGATCGAGGAATTGAGCGGGACGTTCGAGCATCGCTTCTCCGGCACGCTGCTCACCGCGGTGCTCGTCGGCGGTGTGGTGTCGCTTGGCCTGCTCGGCAGCTACACCTATTTCGGGCACGTCAGCACCGCCCTGCCGCTGGGCCTGGGCTGGCTCGCCGTTCTGGTGTGCGGTGGCATCTGCGGTCTTGCCGGCGGCCTGTTCAGTCGATTGCTGCTTGCCGCCGTCGATGGACGCCCGCGCTGGCTTGGCCATCTGCGCACGCGTCATCCAATCCTGCTCGCCGCGCTGTGCGGCCTCGCACTCGCCGGCCTCGGCGTCGCGTTCGGCCAAGGCATGTTCGGCACCGGCTATGCGCAGGCCCGCGCGCTGTTGCAGGGCGGCGCGGTCGACCACGCGTTCGGTCCCGCGAAGCTCGCGGCGAACCTCGTGTCGTACATCGCGGGGATTCCGGGTGGCCTGTTTTCGCCTGCACTGGCGGTCGGCGCCGGACTCGGCCACGACCTCACGCCGTTGCTTCCCGGCGTGTCCCCCACCGCGGTCGTGCTGCTCGGCATGTGCGCCTACCTCACGGGCGTTACGCAAGCGCCGCTGACCTCGGCGGTGATCTGCATGGAACTCACCGACAACCGGCTCATGCTGCTGCCCATCCTCGGCACGGTGCTCATCGCGCGAGCCGCGTCGTCGCTGGTGTGCCACGTGCCGGTGTACAAGGCGCTCGCGCTTCGACTGACCCATCCCGCACCCGCCGCGACATGA
- a CDS encoding ectonucleotide pyrophosphatase/phosphodiesterase: MIRPLVIALAAATLAACASTSAPITAPATAPVATILISLDGFRPAALQRGHTPNLDSLARHGVRAEYMRPSYPSLTFPNHYTLVTGLRPDHHGIVHNTMDDPQLGHFNMDDDVATGTAAWWGSEPIWATVEKAGQHAATMFWPGSAAPIGGVRPSEWRPFDDKFPGESRVDTVLGWLDRPEATRPKLVTLYFEHVDHEEHEHGPGSPEDITAEERVDGYIGRLRAGLASRGLADRVNVVVVSDHGMAPVAPRHTVTIEAMASPDIATNITTGQSVGFRPLPGREAEANAKLIGRHDHYECWTRETIPARWHYGSNVRVPPIVCQMDEGWDAVARAKLATRSKGPRGSHGFDPALPSMRALFVADGPSFRDGVVLPPIENVDVYPMLARVLGVTPMPNDGDPAALAGALRPAP; the protein is encoded by the coding sequence GTGATCCGACCGCTCGTTATCGCCCTCGCTGCGGCCACGCTGGCCGCCTGCGCTTCGACCTCCGCTCCGATCACCGCGCCCGCGACGGCGCCGGTCGCGACGATCCTGATCTCCCTCGACGGCTTCCGTCCCGCGGCGCTGCAGCGGGGCCATACGCCGAACCTCGACTCGCTCGCCCGCCACGGCGTGCGCGCCGAGTACATGCGGCCCTCGTACCCGAGCCTGACGTTCCCGAACCACTACACGCTGGTGACCGGCCTGCGTCCGGACCACCACGGCATCGTCCACAACACGATGGATGATCCGCAGCTCGGCCACTTCAACATGGACGACGACGTCGCCACCGGCACCGCCGCGTGGTGGGGCAGCGAACCGATCTGGGCGACGGTGGAAAAGGCCGGCCAGCACGCGGCGACGATGTTCTGGCCCGGCAGCGCGGCACCGATCGGCGGCGTGCGCCCCAGCGAATGGCGTCCGTTCGACGACAAATTCCCGGGGGAATCGCGCGTCGACACCGTGCTCGGCTGGCTCGACCGCCCGGAAGCCACGCGCCCCAAACTCGTCACGCTGTACTTCGAACATGTCGACCACGAAGAACACGAGCACGGTCCAGGCTCGCCGGAAGACATCACCGCGGAAGAGCGTGTCGATGGTTACATCGGTCGTCTGCGCGCGGGGCTTGCATCACGCGGCCTGGCCGATCGCGTCAACGTCGTCGTGGTCTCCGACCACGGCATGGCACCGGTTGCACCCCGTCATACGGTGACCATCGAAGCCATGGCCTCGCCGGACATCGCGACCAACATCACGACCGGCCAGTCGGTCGGTTTCCGTCCGCTGCCCGGCCGCGAAGCGGAGGCGAACGCGAAGCTCATCGGCCGCCATGATCACTACGAATGCTGGACGCGCGAAACGATTCCCGCACGCTGGCATTACGGCAGCAACGTGCGCGTACCGCCGATCGTCTGCCAGATGGACGAGGGTTGGGATGCGGTGGCACGCGCCAAGCTCGCGACGCGCAGCAAGGGGCCGCGCGGTTCGCACGGTTTCGATCCCGCACTGCCGTCGATGCGTGCGCTGTTCGTGGCTGACGGTCCGTCGTTCCGCGATGGCGTCGTGCTGCCGCCGATCGAGAACGTCGACGTCTATCCCATGCTCGCGCGCGTGCTCGGCGTGACACCGATGCCGAACGATGGCGATCCGGCGGCACTCGCGGGAGCGCTGCGCCCCGCGCCCTGA
- a CDS encoding metal ABC transporter permease — MTLNWEGLDLSILGPACAAGLIVLSTHVPLGRQVLSRGIIFIDLAIAQIAGLGVILAQFLGIDEHGYGVQAAAAAAALLGAGLLSWTDKRWPQYQEPLIGTLFALAATGGLLLLANNPQGGEHLKDLLVGQILWVSYAQLIPALILSVVLLAFMWMRRGQLKGLVFYALFALAITASVQLVGVYLVFASLIVPALATAGMVGRKQLVAAYLIGIAGYVLGLAVSAVLDLPSGALIVWMLAVAAILAQAVPSVRRAHAARAAVALEH, encoded by the coding sequence GTGACGCTGAACTGGGAAGGGCTCGATCTCAGCATCCTCGGGCCCGCCTGTGCGGCGGGCCTGATCGTGCTGTCGACGCACGTTCCGCTGGGTCGTCAGGTGCTGTCGCGCGGCATCATCTTCATCGACCTCGCGATCGCGCAGATCGCGGGGCTCGGCGTCATCCTCGCGCAGTTCCTCGGCATCGATGAGCACGGTTACGGTGTGCAGGCCGCGGCGGCGGCCGCGGCGCTGCTCGGTGCGGGCCTGCTGTCGTGGACCGACAAGCGCTGGCCGCAGTACCAGGAGCCCTTGATCGGCACGCTGTTCGCGCTGGCCGCGACCGGCGGACTGTTGCTCCTCGCGAACAATCCGCAGGGCGGTGAGCACCTCAAGGATCTTCTGGTCGGGCAGATTCTGTGGGTGAGCTACGCGCAGCTGATCCCGGCGCTGATCCTGTCGGTCGTGCTGCTCGCCTTCATGTGGATGCGCCGCGGCCAGCTGAAGGGCCTCGTCTTCTATGCGCTGTTCGCGCTGGCGATCACCGCGTCGGTGCAGCTGGTCGGCGTCTACCTCGTGTTCGCGAGCCTGATCGTGCCGGCGCTGGCGACGGCGGGCATGGTGGGGCGCAAACAGCTCGTCGCGGCCTACCTGATCGGCATCGCGGGTTACGTGCTCGGGCTCGCCGTCTCGGCCGTGCTCGACCTGCCGAGCGGCGCGCTCATCGTGTGGATGCTGGCGGTGGCGGCGATCCTGGCGCAGGCCGTGCCGTCGGTGCGGCGTGCGCATGCGGCCCGCGCGGCGGTGGCGCTGGAGCATTGA
- a CDS encoding DUF4440 domain-containing protein yields MALAFVLVPLLAATATAPTPPPPAPFSADECAVFARELSFAKSVADHDSAAFAQHVAPDAAFAAGSPRPQRGRDAIVKAWAPIVKGEGIRLEWYPVRTTAVGDIAWSTGPALFEETDKGVTHLRLSTFQSVWRRNAEGTWQVVFDGGTPPHEVQPAEADAFRKARPAACPGA; encoded by the coding sequence ATGGCCCTCGCCTTTGTGCTCGTCCCGTTGCTCGCGGCCACCGCGACGGCGCCGACCCCGCCGCCGCCCGCGCCGTTCTCGGCGGACGAATGTGCGGTGTTCGCACGCGAGTTGTCGTTCGCGAAGTCCGTCGCCGATCATGATTCGGCGGCATTCGCGCAGCACGTCGCGCCGGATGCCGCCTTCGCCGCGGGCTCACCGCGTCCGCAACGTGGCCGCGACGCCATCGTCAAAGCCTGGGCGCCGATCGTGAAGGGCGAGGGCATCCGCCTGGAGTGGTATCCGGTGCGCACGACGGCGGTGGGCGACATCGCGTGGTCGACCGGCCCCGCGCTGTTCGAGGAAACCGACAAGGGCGTGACACACCTGAGACTGAGTACGTTCCAGTCGGTGTGGCGTCGCAACGCCGAAGGCACGTGGCAGGTCGTGTTCGACGGCGGCACGCCGCCGCACGAGGTCCAGCCCGCCGAGGCCGACGCCTTCCGCAAGGCGCGCCCGGCCGCTTGCCCGGGCGCGTAA
- a CDS encoding formimidoylglutamate deiminase codes for MSDLPVQRTARGWELPGVANLHSHAFQRAMAGLAERQTDPADSFWTWRDTMYRMAARFDPDTLRDVAAQLYVEMLEAGYTAVCEFHYVHHAGDGRPYDDPAAMSRALIDAARETGIRLTLLPVLYMTGGFDGRALAERQRRFGHDVDAYLRLLDTLRDMRNDSLHIGCALHSLRAVPETAMREVLAALPVDARIHIHIAEQMAEVDECVAVRGARPARWLLDHAPVDSRWTLVHATHLDESEIAGIASSRATVAICTTTEGNLGDGLFPLRAFLEAGGRFGIGSDSHVSTSPVEELRWLEYGQRLVTRRRNVAVRESTSVGETLLSGVLETAFDASAQATHQDRVVLDADAPILAGATAEDVVDRWIFSGNRPVVREVDVAGRTVVRDGRHLDAEAIGARYRLAMSRLLA; via the coding sequence ATGTCCGATCTGCCCGTCCAGCGCACCGCCCGCGGCTGGGAGCTCCCCGGCGTCGCCAACCTGCATTCGCACGCGTTCCAGCGCGCGATGGCCGGCCTCGCGGAGCGCCAGACCGATCCGGCCGACAGCTTCTGGACCTGGCGCGACACCATGTACCGCATGGCCGCGCGCTTCGATCCGGACACGCTGCGCGACGTCGCTGCGCAGCTCTACGTCGAGATGCTGGAAGCCGGCTACACGGCGGTCTGCGAATTCCACTATGTGCACCACGCCGGCGATGGTCGTCCGTACGACGATCCCGCGGCGATGTCGCGCGCACTGATCGACGCGGCGCGCGAAACCGGCATCCGCTTGACGCTGCTGCCCGTGCTCTACATGACCGGCGGTTTCGACGGCCGCGCGCTTGCCGAGCGGCAGCGCCGTTTCGGTCACGACGTCGATGCCTACCTGCGCCTGCTCGACACGTTGCGCGATATGCGCAACGACAGCCTGCATATCGGCTGCGCACTGCATTCCCTGCGCGCGGTGCCGGAGACGGCGATGCGTGAGGTGCTGGCCGCGTTGCCGGTCGATGCGCGCATCCACATCCACATCGCCGAGCAGATGGCGGAGGTCGATGAATGCGTCGCGGTGCGCGGTGCGCGACCGGCGCGCTGGCTGCTCGACCATGCGCCGGTGGATTCGCGCTGGACGCTGGTGCATGCCACGCATCTGGACGAAAGCGAAATCGCGGGCATCGCGAGTTCACGCGCGACCGTCGCAATCTGCACGACCACCGAGGGCAACCTGGGCGACGGCCTGTTCCCGCTTCGTGCGTTTCTCGAGGCGGGCGGACGCTTCGGCATCGGTTCGGACTCGCATGTCTCGACCTCGCCGGTCGAAGAGCTGCGCTGGCTCGAGTACGGACAGCGCCTCGTCACGCGACGCCGCAATGTCGCGGTGCGGGAATCAACGAGTGTTGGCGAGACGTTACTCTCGGGTGTGCTCGAAACCGCATTCGATGCGTCGGCGCAGGCCACGCATCAGGACCGCGTCGTGCTCGACGCCGACGCCCCCATCCTCGCCGGCGCGACCGCAGAGGACGTCGTCGATCGCTGGATCTTCTCGGGCAATCGTCCGGTGGTGCGCGAGGTCGACGTTGCAGGTCGAACCGTGGTGCGCGACGGTCGCCATCTCGATGCCGAAGCGATCGGCGCGCGCTACAGGCTCGCGATGTCCCGCCTGCTCGCGTAA
- a CDS encoding MerC domain-containing protein, with protein MAASPPHATPHPPATPILDRIGATGSLLCAVHCAALPLIIALLPSLGLAAWLDDDFELGFVLFASALGFYSLIRGYRRHGVLRALRLLVPGLVALWLGVLYAPLHASPLLHAVSMTIGGTLVGVAHVLNLRLQNRHDATCCTP; from the coding sequence ATGGCCGCCTCGCCTCCGCACGCGACTCCGCATCCCCCTGCAACGCCGATCCTGGACCGGATCGGCGCCACGGGGTCGCTGCTGTGTGCGGTGCATTGTGCGGCGCTGCCTCTGATCATCGCGCTGCTGCCGTCGCTGGGGCTCGCGGCTTGGCTCGACGACGATTTCGAGCTGGGCTTCGTGTTGTTCGCCAGCGCACTGGGCTTCTACAGCCTGATCCGTGGCTACCGCCGGCATGGCGTGCTGCGGGCGTTGAGGCTGCTGGTGCCCGGCCTCGTCGCGCTGTGGCTGGGCGTGCTCTACGCCCCGCTGCACGCATCGCCGCTGCTGCACGCCGTGTCGATGACCATCGGCGGCACGCTGGTGGGTGTCGCCCACGTGCTCAACCTGCGCCTGCAGAACCGCCACGACGCGACCTGCTGCACGCCCTGA
- a CDS encoding 30S ribosomal protein THX, whose product MGKGDRKTAKGKRYNSSYGNARSSKATTVSTGAAAAPVAKKATKTVAKAPATKKVAVKKAASKE is encoded by the coding sequence ATGGGTAAGGGCGACCGCAAGACCGCCAAGGGCAAGCGCTACAACTCCAGCTACGGCAACGCGCGCAGCAGCAAGGCGACGACCGTGAGCACGGGCGCGGCCGCCGCGCCGGTGGCGAAGAAGGCGACCAAGACCGTGGCCAAGGCGCCGGCGACCAAGAAGGTCGCGGTGAAGAAGGCGGCGTCGAAGGAATAA